A region of the Perognathus longimembris pacificus isolate PPM17 chromosome 7, ASM2315922v1, whole genome shotgun sequence genome:
GTCATGGAAAGGGTTTTGTTGTTCCCACTAAGTGCTACAGATTTCCATTCCTGTGTCTTTATAGCTCTTCCATTAACTGAAAGCGCTATTCCTTCCAACATTATCACATTAAGATTGTACCTGAACACCAAGACAATGGGCACCTGCATGAGGATCTTTTGTGAGCCATCCAGAAAGCTGCCCAATGCCTGTTCTGCTGTTCCCACAGAGCTACAGACCAAGGCCAAGATGACAGTGCTGGAAGGAGATATTCTGGATGCCCAGTGTCTGAGGAGGGCCTGCCAGGGAGTCTCTATTGTCATCCATACTGCTGCTCTGATTGATGTCACTGGCGTCAATCTCAGAGAGACCATCATGGACATCAACTTCAAAGGTACAGTGCCGGGGGGttcggggaggaggggagaggtgggatgGAGGGCAACATGGATAAAAAGGcaagtgaagaaaggaagaaaacaagcaatTTTACAGCtcctgcctgtcctgggtctgctgCATCCCTGGCTCACCAGGGCCAGCTGAGAGAACTCGGGCTGTGGTCTGTGTTGTAGATGAGAAACCACAGCTGAGAAGGGGCAAGCAGATGGCAGCCCCACAGCTTGTCCATGGGTGAGCAGAGATTTAAATACACCTGGATCTCTCCAGCTGCTATGATTGCTCTTCCTCCTGATCCTACATTCCACCCTCAACTAGACTCAGACCCCACACCCTCCATATCCATTCACCCTGCCTCCCTGGGCAGACCAGACCTTGTAGCAGCCTCCTCCGCATGCTCTTAACGCCTCAATCCTGCCCACCTGAAGTCAGGATTCCTCTAGAAGACTAGCAAAGCCACTCCACGGTGCTCTGCTAGGAAACACGTTTGGGACTTGCCTTCCCAGAACCCCTCCCATGCCGTCCATGACGGCCTCTCAGCTCACCACTGGAGGAGTCTTGACCAGCTGGTCCTAGCGATACCCAGAGCCACCCCGCAGCTTCTCATCCCTAAATGATCTGTGGCTCTTTCTAAAGTACAAGTTCTTAATCTAGTACAAGTCTAAACATACTCCCTCGAGGAAGCCtgccttgtaatttttttaaatccctctgGCCCCCCAGGGCCATTCTTTCCAGACTGAGTGCACCCTAGTCCTTTCCCTTTCATATCTTGACTTTCAATCTCAGGACTCAGTGGTTGCTATTTTAAACCACCAGTTGCCTTTGGATTTCCAGCAGTATCTCAGAAGTGGCTCATTCTAGTGTCTGATTCACCACCCCCATCGCTGTCTACAGTGTGGGAAGGTATGGCAAGGCCTTAGTTCTGCTCCTAGCCTTTCAAGGGATATTTGCCATGTTTTCCAACAAGAGAGGTGGGAAATGAGAGGGATGGTGCTACAGGAGTGACATCACTAAACCCTGTCACAGGCTTAGAAAATATGTCACAATGATGGTAATTTTTATCTTGCTGAACTTCAGTCTGAAATTACTTGTCCACCACATTTACCTTAAAATGAGGCCAGAAGTCCTGAGAGTAAAATTATAGTAAGACTCTTAAATAGGTATATTGCCTTTGCCTGGGACAGTTCTTCCTTCTGTTAGAGAAGTTGTCATGCTGTGCATTTCCACCATGACCAAAACTTCCAACAAGCTCTGACAATGTGAGTGTTCCCAGCTGAGGACCCATTTTGCTCTTTAGTTCTCCACCATAGTCCATAGAAAAGACCAGTGCAGAGCCtgagaatgaaagcaaaaaggaaatctTATCATTCCTACAGTTCATAGCTAGGTAAATGAAGGCAGAGAAAGACCTAGACTGACTTTGCAAGGAACGCAAAACCCATCCAATGGAAGCTGGGTCTCTAACATCTACCAACTAGATAACAACTTGCCCATTTATACATAGAATCATGATCTGACAATGACTCGTTGacttataaaaaaggaaaaaagcaaaaccaacaagTAATGTTCATTTACATTAATTGCTTGGGTGATTGCCCACCAATCTAAAAGAACATGAGCTCCTGAGATTATGTATTTAAAAGGACCTGTTatgaaatgatatatatatataatatgcatactaTATATGCTattatgttatatgtatataatagtaACTTAAACCATTATATTGAAAAGGACAAAATCAAAAAgaatatgtagggctgggaatgtgacttacttgtagagtgcttacctagcatgcatgaagccctgggttcgattcctcagtaccaatatacacagcaaaagctggaaatggtgctgtggctcaagtagtatagtgctacccttgagcaaaagaagctcagggacagtgcccaggccctgacttcaagcccttaGACTGGaaaagaatatatgtgtgtgtgtgtgtgtgtgtgtgtgtgtgtgtgtgtgtgtgtatatatctcaTAAACACATGCTCATACATAGGCAGACACATAGGAATATGGTCCCACAATGCAGAGTCAGAATCTCTTGATTTGGGCATTATTCTTGTGGCTGTTGCTACCATTGCCCATATTTGACTCTGGGACAGATAAAAACCCACCCAAATGTAGGTTTCCTTCAATTGGGTGAAGAATATAGATGACCATGAATTTGAAGGCACGGAAAACGCTTTGCTTTGTCTCCGCATGTTGACACCATCTTCGCCTTTGGCAGGTACCCAGCTCCTATTGGAAGCCTGTGTCCAAGCAAGTGTACCAATCTTCATCCATACCAGCTCAGTGGAAGTGGCAGGACCCAACTCCTACAAGGAGATCATTCAGAATGGCCAGGAGGAAGAGCCTCTCGAATGCAGGTGGACTGAACCATACCCATACAGCAAAAAGTTGGCTGAGAAGGCTGTGTTGGCAGCCAATGGGTGCACTCTTAAAGATGGTGGTACCTTGCATACTTGTGCCTTAAGGCCTATGTACATCTATGGGGAAGGAAGCAAACTAATTTCCCCCATTGTGAAGAGAGCCCTCACAACCAACGGTGTACTGGAAAAAACAGGCCCATTTTCTCTGGTCAACCCAGTCTATGTGGGCAATGTGGCCTGGGCCCACATTCTGGCCTGCAGAGGCCTGAGGGATCCCAAGAAGGCACCAAGCATCCAGGGGCAGTTCTACTACATATCAGATGACACACCTCCCCAAAGCTATGATGACTTAAATGATACCCTGTGCAAAGAATGGGGCCTCCGCCGCGACTCCAGGCCCAGCCCTCCTCTCTTCCTGATGTACTGGCTTGCCTTCCTGCTGGAAGCAGTGAGCTTCCTGCTGAGCCCCATCTACACATACCGACCCCCCTTTACCCGACATTTACTGGTACTCTCAAACAGCGCGTACACCTACTCCTACAAGA
Encoded here:
- the LOC125355478 gene encoding 3 beta-hydroxysteroid dehydrogenase/Delta 5-->4-isomerase type 1-like, which translates into the protein MAAWSCLVTGAGGFLGQKIISFLMEEKELQEIRAMDKNITPDIREEFSKLQTKAKMTVLEGDILDAQCLRRACQGVSIVIHTAALIDVTGVNLRETIMDINFKGTQLLLEACVQASVPIFIHTSSVEVAGPNSYKEIIQNGQEEEPLECRWTEPYPYSKKLAEKAVLAANGCTLKDGGTLHTCALRPMYIYGEGSKLISPIVKRALTTNGVLEKTGPFSLVNPVYVGNVAWAHILACRGLRDPKKAPSIQGQFYYISDDTPPQSYDDLNDTLCKEWGLRRDSRPSPPLFLMYWLAFLLEAVSFLLSPIYTYRPPFTRHLLVLSNSAYTYSYKKAQRHLGYEPRFSWEEAKQKTTEWVGSLVKQHKGTLKSKAQ